The following proteins are encoded in a genomic region of uncultured Hyphomonas sp.:
- a CDS encoding biotin/lipoyl-binding protein yields EPIKKAQIIAPKKGNLNVSIESDGSIINPNIVDLSFLINGTLEMIYVHEGDRVEAGQKLAELDTRDLEFDLRTAESALQIAYANYTAKTAIAYRYSITRTSK; encoded by the coding sequence AGAACCAATAAAAAAGGCTCAAATTATTGCTCCCAAAAAAGGAAATCTCAATGTTTCAATTGAATCTGATGGATCAATTATTAATCCGAATATTGTAGATTTATCATTTTTGATAAATGGAACATTAGAGATGATTTATGTACACGAAGGAGATCGAGTAGAAGCAGGACAGAAGTTAGCAGAACTAGACACGAGAGATTTAGAATTTGATTTACGAACAGCAGAGAGCGCTTTGCAAATTGCATATGCCAACTACACGGCAAAAACTGCAATTGCTTACCGATACTCAATTACGAGAACTTCAAAATAG